Proteins from a single region of Orcinus orca chromosome 20, mOrcOrc1.1, whole genome shotgun sequence:
- the CDC42EP5 gene encoding cdc42 effector protein 5, translating into MTLPLPGEIPPGGRRKKARAWDWEAEAGSEPRRRGSQLEPEPESLPAWFSGDHEMPVLKQLGPAQPKKRPERGALSISAPLGDFRHTLHVGRGGDAFGDTSFLSRHGGGPPPEPRPPPAGAPRSAPPPAVPQPPPPALRAPAPADPLLSFHLDLGPSMLDAVLGVMDAERPGAAAAKPDVDPGPGAQHPRARCLPNADLELDDVIGL; encoded by the exons ATGACACTTCCTTTGCCAGGTGAGATCCCGCccggaggaagaaggaagaaggcgCGGGCCTGGGACTGGGAGGCGGAGGCGGGCTCCGAACCAAGAAGACGGGGTTCCCAGCTTGAGCCGGAGCCTGAGAGTTTGCCTGCCTGGTTCAGCGGGGACCACGAG ATGCCGGTCCTGAAGCAGCTGGGCCCCGCGCAGCCCAAGAAACGGCCGGAGCGCGGCGCTCTGTCCATCTCCGCGCCGCTCGGCGACTTCCGGCACACTCTGCACGTGGGGCGCGGCGGCGACGCCTTCGGAGACACTTCGTTCCTGAGCCGCCACGGCGGCGGGCCACCCCCTGAGCCCCGGCCGCCGCCCGCGGGGGCCCCGCGCTCCGCGCCGCCGCCCGCCGTGCCGCAGCCCCCGCCGCCCGCCCTCCGCGCGCCAGCGCCCGCCGACCCGCTGCTGTCCTTCCACCTGGATTTGGGCCCCTCCATGCTGGACGCAGTGCTGGGCGTCATGGACGCGGAACGCCCGGGCGCCGCTGCCGCCAAGCCCGACGTGGACCCCGGCCCCGGGGCGCAGCACCCTAGGGCCCGTTGCCTCCCCAACGCGGACCTCGAGCTGGACGACGTCATCGGCCTGTAG
- the LENG9 gene encoding leukocyte receptor cluster member 9, protein MAAAEGPEPPVGAPSAEPAPPPACRFFLEGRCRFGARCRQPHPGAPAPPQPRGEPEAEAKAKKPPLRTAAAVIQRIRWDPRLDPADFSMGYVDRFLGVREKPFLSFCWDEPLAALGPGVLAVPQHRVRYFRFRGRLVWDRASRTDLVFGSGLAAGRGSTILDALDGGDAHGVGEEGDGEDAHQTGHASDGEHVHGAGGESNGVDAHGTGGAHDGGDRGGDVHGTGTGDESDGEDAYGAGGALSGGDTAGAGGAQDGVAATRLGTGAGGRVQPAWTGLRAALAPDGGGPEAGRLALAGTLSRIQERELGGPGGQGSPWMQPRRALKPAAAAARDLESPGGKLPAVVAPGRPSEGLSETEVEWGPGVWPVDGGAAGAVGPRRPRPTHFVALMVTEAELQAGVAKVQEELVRNAPACAAFTVPAQALHLTVALLRLAGPGETAAAVDALRGVLSDPGLQVPQRLRFRRLVFLGSRVLCAPPDPPLENMAQVLSQRLEAEGLRVLQPCRGLHPHLTLAKVPQGSQVGLPKPGFSPRQELGSQPLGKLWLCRVGRSGGTYQAVAEIPLVSQCPKK, encoded by the coding sequence ATGGCGGCGGCCGAAGGGCCGGAGCCGCCCGTGGGGGCCCCCAGCGCGGAACCCGCGCCGCCGCCGGCCTGCCGCTTCTTTCTGGAGGGCCGCTGCCGCTTCGGTGCCCGCTGCCGCCAGCCCCACCCCGGGGCGCCGGCGCCGCCGCAGCCTAGAGGCGAGCCCGAAGCAGAGGCCAAAGCCAAGAAGCCGCCGCTGCGCACGGCTGCGGCTGTCATCCAGCGCATCCGCTGGGACCCGCGCCTCGACCCGGCCGACTTTTCCATGGGCTACGTCGACCGCTTCCTGGGTGTGCGCGAGaagcccttcctttccttctgctgggACGAGCCTCTGGCGGCGCTCGGGCCGGGCGTTCTGGCCGTGCCGCAGCACCGGGTGCGCTACTTCCGCTTCCGCGGCCGTCTGGTGTGGGACCGCGCCTCGCGTACGGACCTCGTCTTCGGCTCGGGCTTGGCTGCGGGCCGCGGGTCCACCATCCTGGACGCGCTCGACGGCGGGGATGCGCACGGTGTCGGAGAGGAGGGCGACGGCGAGGACGCGCACCAGACCGGGCATGCGAGCGACGGCGAGCACGTGCACGGAGCCGGAGGTGAGAGCAACGGCGTGGACGCGCACGGGACCGGGGGCGCGCACGACGGCGGAGACAGGGGCGGGGACGTGCATGGGACCGGGACCGGGGACGAGAGTGACGGCGAGGACGCGTATGGGGCCGGAGGTGCGCTCAGCGGTGGGGACACGGCCGGGGCCGGAGGCGCACAGGACGGTGTAGCTGCGACCCGTCTTGGCACCGGTGCGGGAGGGCGCGTACAGCCAGCTTGGACGGGACTCCGGGCCGCCTTGGCCCCGGATGGCGGAGGCCCCGAAGCTGGGCGCCTGGCGTTGGCAGGGACGTTATCGAGGATCCAGGAGCGGGAGTTGGGCGGCCCTGGAGGCCAAGGTTCCCCGTGGATGCAGCCAAGAAGGGCGCTGAAGCCAGCCGCCGCCGCTGCCAGGGACCTGGAGTCCCCGGGTGGGAAGCTGCCGGCTGTGGTAGCCCCGGGAAGGCCCtcggaaggcctctctgagacgGAAGTGGAGTGGGGTCCCGGGGTCTGGCCCGTGGACGGTGGAGCAGCCGGGGCCGTGGGCCCTCGCCGGCCCCGCCCCACGCACTTCGTGGCCCTCATGGTGACAGAGGCTGAGCTGCAGGCCGGGGTGGCTAAGGTCCAAGAAGAACTGGTACGAAATGCACCAGCTTGCGCGGCGTTCACAGTGCCTGCTCAGGCCCTGCACCTGACGGTGGCCCTGCTGAGGCTGGCGGGCCCCGGGGAGACGGCGGCTGCGGTCGACGCACTCAGAGGCGTGCTCTCGGACCCCGGGCTTCAGGTCCCTCAGAGGCTGAGGTTCAGGCGCCTGGTGTTCCTGGGCTCTCGTGTGCTCTGTGCGCCCCCCGACCCCCCTTTGGAGAACATGGCCCAAGTGCTCAGCCAGAGGCTGGAGGCCGAAGGGCTGAGAGTGCTGCAGCCCTGCAGGGGCCTACACCCCCACCTCACCCTGGCCAAGGTGCCCCAGGGTTCCCAAGTCGGCCTCCCCAAGCCTGGGTTCAGCCCAAGGCAGGAGCTGGGGAGCCAGCCCCTGGGGAAACTCTGGCTGTGCCGCGTGGGGAGGTCAGGGGGCACCTACCAGGCCGTGGCAGAGATCCCCCTAGTATCTCAATGCCCAAAGAAATAA